One Stigmatopora argus isolate UIUO_Sarg chromosome 20, RoL_Sarg_1.0, whole genome shotgun sequence genomic region harbors:
- the LOC144065940 gene encoding uncharacterized protein LOC144065940, translating to MASPSEFTCGKRAAKFHEENSTFCKIIHAKVVLHRLEGFREYLGPDGKESVGLKKELELPQIKEEEPEFPPQQMRYERLPIKKEEDDVTWSFGQFLKREEDLGMTSRGAEPAHTLTLPQIKEEEPEFPQQQMRYERLPIKKEEDDVTWSFGEFLKREEDLGVTSRGAEPAHTLTLPQIKEEEPEFPQQQMRYERLPIKKEEDDVIWSFGEFLKREEDLGVTSRGAEPAHTLKLPQIKEEEPEFPQQQIKKEEDDVTVSTGHPGLESRHATSYVRKFTEYICSTFIN from the exons atggcgtctccatcagaatttacgtgtgggaaaagagcagcaaagttccacgaggaaaactcgacattttgcaaaataatccatgcaaaagttgtccttcacagactagaag gtttcagagaatatcttggtcctgatgggaaagagtctgttggccttaaaaaggaactagagctcccccaaattaaagaggaggagccagagttccctccacaacaaatgagatacgagcgacttccaatcaagaaggaggaagatgatgtcacctggtcatttggtcaattcctgaaaagggaagaggatctgggcatgaccagcagaggggcggagcctgcacacaccttaacactaccccaaattaaagaggaggagccagagttccctcaacaacaaatgagatacgagcgacttccaatcaagaaggaggaagatgatgtcacctggtcatttggtgaattcctgaaaagggaagaggatctgggcgtgaccagcagaggggcggagcctgcacacaccttaacactaccccaaattaaagaggaggagccagagttccctcaacaacaaatgagatacgagcgacttccaatcaagaaggaggaagatgatgtcatctggtcatttggtgaattcctgaaaagggaagaggatctgggcgtgaccagcagaggggcggagcctgcacacaccttaaagttaccccaaattaaagaggaggagccagagttccctcaacagcaaatcaaaaaggaggaagatgatgtcactgtgtcaactg